CGGATCTCCTTGGCAAATCGCATCGCATTCCGGCCGTCATCCAGTTCGAGCTTCGGTTGGGCGTTGATGAAGAAAAGGGTTCCCGGCGGTTCCGGATTTCCCATAAAAAATTCCTTGAGCTCCGTCGGGATATCCTTTTCGGCAAATGGCTTTGCCTCCTGGAGGATCTCCTTGAACCGGTCCAGATCCTTTTTTTGTTCTCCCTTGACCAGACGTATTGTGGGATCGGAGAGCATCTCACGCATCTCGCCGATCACCTTCATCTTCTCTGGTTGATCGATCGGGAAGAGATCGTAATACGATCGTGTCGTGTCGATCGTTGAGTTCGCGGATTCCTCCTTCTTCTTTTTGAAATAGGATTTAATCTGATCGGCTTCGTTACGATCCTGAACAATCAATACAGCCGGGTTGTTGACCCTGGAGAGGGTTGAGCGCTGCTTCTCTTTTGCGATCCGGACCTCCGGGATATCGGCGCGGATTTTTTTGGAGTCGTATTCGAAATTAATCAGGAAGGGGGAGAGGAGGGAATAGAGGCTGAAGCAACCAAAAAGTGATAGTACTACCCACGTATGGCGGGTGGGTCCTGTCTTGGGTTCCGCCCACCCGTGCTCACCCGTTGCGCGCGGGCGGGCGCCCGACCCAAGCCACCCACCCACCACATCTTTTTTCCCAGGAACTTTAGTTGCTCTCAGTAGATTGATTTTCTCCAATAAAACAAGCAACGCTGGGAAAAAAGAAAAATAGAGTAGAAAAATAACGCCAAGACCGATGCCGGCAATCAATCCGAACTCCGAAAATCCGCGAAAGTCATTCACGATCAGGAGCAAAAAGGTGACCGCTACGGAGAGAACCGAGGTCAGGATCGCCGGTGCCAGGTGTCCATAAATCTCTCTCAGCCTCTCTTCCAGAGAAAGTCCGTTTTTTCTTGCCTCGTGGTAACGACTATAGATGTGGATACCGTTTTCAATGCCGAGTCCGCCCAGTATGGCGAACAAAAAGGATGTCGTGACAGAGAGCTTCGAGATGAAGAGCGAGCCGATCGTGAAGGTGACCGGGATACCGATCAAGAGAGGGGTGAAGATCAGGAACACAACAAAAGGATTTCGGAACCGGATCAAGAGAGGGATAAAAATACAGATGCCGGAAATAAGACCGGCAAGCTTGAGATCTCGCAGGAGGGCGCGGTATTCGAGAACCTTTGAGGGGCCGGAGATGTAGAGCTTTAGCGTCGGTTCGAAGTCCGACGGTTTTTCAAGTCGGACGAACGCCTCCAATTCATCATAAAACCTTGAGGCCGATTTAAGCGAAGAATCTCGGTCGAGCGACTCCACGTAGAGGCTGAAGGTCTTTCCATCCTGACTCACATAATATTCGCTGCGTGACGCCTCAGAGTATTCGACCCGGTATTTTTCCTCCAGATCCTTGAAGCTGAATTCATCTTCCCCTTCGAGGTCGAACAAAAACCCCTTCAACTTTTCCTTCTGGATCCTTCGATCGATCCGGTCGCGAATCTCCTGCAGATCGCCAAGCTCAAGAAAGAGCAGTTTGTATTGATCGAAAAAATGATGCCCCGGTTTTGTGAGACTGACCTTCCCGACAAATGGA
This genomic window from Deltaproteobacteria bacterium contains:
- a CDS encoding MMPL family transporter, producing MLARWALKIWPLILIVSLAIGAFSIPRTIRLYRQISTDPVDLLPNDHPNVQTLTQIRKKVENRTRIPLILESENPDRTISYLKDLASRLKATPFVGKVSLTKPGHHFFDQYKLLFLELGDLQEIRDRIDRRIQKEKLKGFLFDLEGEDEFSFKDLEEKYRVEYSEASRSEYYVSQDGKTFSLYVESLDRDSSLKSASRFYDELEAFVRLEKPSDFEPTLKLYISGPSKVLEYRALLRDLKLAGLISGICIFIPLLIRFRNPFVVFLIFTPLLIGIPVTFTIGSLFISKLSVTTSFLFAILGGLGIENGIHIYSRYHEARKNGLSLEERLREIYGHLAPAILTSVLSVAVTFLLLIVNDFRGFSEFGLIAGIGLGVIFLLYFSFFPALLVLLEKINLLRATKVPGKKDVVGGWLGSGARPRATGEHGWAEPKTGPTRHTWVVLSLFGCFSLYSLLSPFLINFEYDSKKIRADIPEVRIAKEKQRSTLSRVNNPAVLIVQDRNEADQIKSYFKKKKEESANSTIDTTRSYYDLFPIDQPEKMKVIGEMREMLSDPTIRLVKGEQKKDLDRFKEILQEAKPFAEKDIPTELKEFFMGNPEPPGTLFFINAQPKLELDDGRNAMRFAKEIRTIETSTGLRHPSSDASLFGIVLETMFKDIPRVLILSLLSVFAFVMLDFRSFRKSLLVISSILMGVFWLMGVMNIFDIRFNFYNMIIIPSVMGMSIDNAIHLMHRYDEMGKGSLKKVISTTGLTCLLASLTNAGGFAGLLFSIHKGLYSIGLLAVIGVGTCLLSTLVFLPLILKLREIKSPLRL